A genome region from Akkermansiaceae bacterium includes the following:
- a CDS encoding alpha/beta hydrolase — protein MRILIFAVLLSPLLRAEWENLWPGAAPGAVRPPAGTESTYEGGRMKMIEVPQYWVHLPPKEKANGAAAVIFPGGGYGILAMEHEGHAYAKWLNERGIAGIVVKYRVGAGLGYQYPVPFLDARRAIRTVRANAAEWNIMPERIGVMGSSAGGHLASLCATRFADTFPEERSDETDKLSARPDFAILCYPVITMDGIGHSGSRKNLAGENAAPELLERLSTEKAVAKDSPPVFLLTTSDDGVDCRNSLRFATACKENKVPVALHMFEKGGHGYGLNGKGPLAQWPGLLDKWLAERWAD, from the coding sequence ATGAGAATCCTGATCTTCGCCGTTTTGCTCTCGCCCCTGCTCCGCGCGGAGTGGGAAAACCTGTGGCCCGGTGCAGCGCCCGGTGCCGTGCGGCCACCTGCCGGAACCGAGTCCACCTACGAGGGCGGGCGGATGAAAATGATCGAGGTGCCGCAGTATTGGGTGCACCTGCCACCGAAGGAAAAGGCCAACGGGGCGGCGGCGGTGATTTTCCCGGGCGGGGGGTACGGCATCCTCGCCATGGAGCACGAGGGCCATGCATACGCGAAGTGGCTCAACGAGCGGGGCATAGCGGGCATTGTGGTGAAATACCGCGTCGGTGCCGGCCTCGGCTACCAATATCCGGTGCCCTTCCTCGATGCCCGCCGCGCGATCCGTACCGTCCGCGCCAATGCGGCGGAATGGAACATCATGCCGGAGCGGATCGGCGTGATGGGCTCCTCGGCCGGAGGCCACCTCGCCTCGCTGTGTGCGACCCGTTTCGCCGACACCTTTCCCGAAGAGAGATCGGATGAAACCGACAAGCTTTCCGCCCGTCCTGATTTCGCGATCCTCTGCTACCCGGTGATCACCATGGACGGGATCGGCCACAGCGGCTCGCGGAAGAACCTCGCCGGGGAAAACGCCGCGCCGGAGCTGCTGGAGAGGCTTTCCACCGAAAAGGCGGTGGCCAAGGACAGCCCGCCGGTATTCCTGCTGACCACCTCGGATGACGGCGTGGACTGCCGCAACAGCCTGCGCTTCGCCACCGCCTGCAAGGAGAACAAGGTTCCCGTCGCCCTGCACATGTTCGAGAAAGGGGGCCACGGCTACGGCCTGAACGGCAAGGGGCCGCTTGCGCAATGGCCGGGCTTGCTGGACAAATGGCTGGCGGAGCGCTGGGCGGACTGA
- a CDS encoding CDP-alcohol phosphatidyltransferase family protein: MTFATKITILRMFLVPVFAVLAVAYGLSVGNGAPVEEYRLAALAVFIAAAASDGIDGWIARHFNQISELGAFLDPIADKALVFSAVIILTLLEWGPDGWGLPIWFCGIVVLRDVVILAGIRILYSAGKKVAIKPHWTGKACTFALFVVLAWVMLQVVDLPPAYPCLIASVFIILSMLEYIRQGIAILRVTETP; this comes from the coding sequence ATGACCTTCGCCACGAAAATCACCATCCTCCGGATGTTTCTGGTGCCGGTCTTCGCCGTGCTGGCCGTCGCCTATGGCCTCAGCGTCGGAAATGGAGCACCCGTGGAGGAATACCGCCTCGCCGCGCTCGCCGTCTTCATCGCCGCCGCCGCCAGCGACGGGATCGATGGCTGGATCGCCCGCCATTTCAACCAAATCTCGGAACTCGGCGCATTCCTTGATCCCATCGCAGACAAGGCGCTCGTCTTCAGCGCCGTCATCATTCTCACCCTCCTCGAATGGGGCCCCGACGGATGGGGGCTTCCGATCTGGTTCTGCGGGATTGTGGTCTTGCGCGATGTTGTGATCCTTGCCGGGATCCGCATACTCTATTCCGCAGGGAAAAAGGTGGCCATCAAACCGCATTGGACCGGGAAAGCCTGCACCTTCGCGCTCTTCGTCGTACTCGCCTGGGTGATGCTCCAAGTGGTGGATCTGCCGCCCGCCTACCCCTGTCTGATCGCATCGGTTTTCATCATCCTCTCCATGCTTGAATACATCCGCCAGGGCATCGCCATCCTCCGTGTCACCGAAACCCCATGA
- a CDS encoding transposase: MSGKKGTKRWLTPWAESEERPSVYHLTSRVVDRRFVFGDEERGKFRMFMRMMESFSGCRVLSYCVMSNHFHILLEVPPMPKGGLSDAELLRRLGVLYGENFVKSVADELAAARAEGDGEGGNAYPVAGIHGRFTPRMHDLSDFMKTLLQRFTRWFNRTHNRTGTLWEDRFKSVIVESGTAARTIAAYIDLNPVRAGMVSDPADYRWSSYGEAVGGGAKGNGKKAREGLVRACISHKGAGFEAERWKDVSRIYRRAMGMALGRKSGMTDVGKAQHATKNEEEMLASKDNQTVLPDLGMAGMLMKRVRYFTDGAVIGSKEFVNEAFAGARDRFSKRRKDGARRMRGSGAAAKGVLWSVRDLRVGVG; the protein is encoded by the coding sequence ATGTCAGGCAAGAAAGGAACGAAGCGTTGGCTCACTCCGTGGGCGGAATCCGAGGAAAGGCCGTCCGTATACCACCTTACGTCTCGCGTGGTTGATCGGCGGTTCGTGTTCGGTGATGAGGAGCGGGGGAAATTCCGCATGTTCATGCGGATGATGGAGAGCTTCAGCGGCTGCCGGGTGCTTTCCTACTGTGTGATGTCGAACCATTTCCATATCCTGCTTGAGGTTCCGCCGATGCCGAAGGGCGGGCTGAGCGATGCGGAGCTTCTCAGGAGGCTTGGCGTTCTCTACGGCGAGAATTTCGTGAAAAGCGTGGCCGATGAGCTTGCCGCGGCGCGGGCGGAAGGCGATGGCGAAGGGGGGAACGCGTATCCGGTTGCTGGGATCCACGGACGTTTCACGCCCAGGATGCATGATTTGAGCGATTTCATGAAGACTCTCTTGCAGAGATTCACCCGTTGGTTCAACCGCACGCACAACCGCACGGGAACGCTTTGGGAGGATCGTTTCAAGAGCGTGATCGTGGAGAGCGGAACGGCGGCAAGGACGATCGCGGCCTACATCGACCTGAATCCGGTTCGTGCCGGGATGGTTTCCGATCCTGCGGATTACCGCTGGAGCAGCTACGGCGAGGCGGTGGGCGGTGGCGCGAAAGGCAACGGGAAGAAGGCGCGCGAAGGGCTTGTGCGAGCCTGTATTAGCCACAAGGGCGCGGGTTTTGAGGCGGAGAGATGGAAGGATGTTTCAAGGATCTACCGCCGTGCGATGGGCATGGCGCTGGGACGGAAAAGCGGGATGACGGATGTTGGCAAGGCGCAACACGCGACCAAGAACGAGGAAGAGATGCTTGCGTCGAAAGACAACCAGACGGTGCTGCCAGACCTCGGCATGGCCGGGATGTTGATGAAACGGGTGAGGTACTTCACAGACGGTGCGGTGATCGGGAGCAAGGAGTTCGTGAACGAGGCCTTCGCGGGGGCGCGGGATCGGTTTTCCAAGAGGAGGAAGGATGGAGCGCGACGAATGCGCGGCAGCGGCGCGGCGGCGAAGGGGGTGCTCTGGAGCGTGCGGGATTTGCGGGTGGGCGTCGGTTGA
- a CDS encoding LysM peptidoglycan-binding domain-containing protein, translating to MKIWLIIKIIAGLAVAGVVTFTGMLAYHITVKPLGGIFERIIPEAGTVLRVTKEEDFAKILDAAEMPDFEPGDRAFQKAHELIALGKIAEGREKLLAIVNVFPSSPAAPTARRIVGQMNLDEILASHFTEGKTEYEVKRGDSYFAIAGRSDTSLDMIMHLNGMMSLKDLQPGDEFQLMPLNFRVLIEPQRKAVSLWDGAKFVCEYPILKLNGSAPSAGKTVIASRRATLDGRAVPPTEKNYRATSKSIQLKSPPLQIFPYDESDESPPLGIFLGEADIEELFLLTRTGNEVEIRNPKK from the coding sequence GTGAAAATCTGGCTCATCATCAAGATCATCGCCGGCCTTGCGGTTGCGGGCGTGGTGACGTTCACCGGAATGCTCGCCTACCACATCACCGTCAAGCCGCTTGGCGGGATCTTTGAGAGGATCATCCCGGAGGCCGGCACCGTGCTGCGGGTCACCAAGGAGGAGGATTTCGCGAAAATCCTGGATGCGGCGGAGATGCCGGATTTCGAGCCTGGAGACCGCGCCTTCCAGAAAGCCCACGAACTCATCGCATTGGGGAAAATCGCCGAAGGCCGCGAAAAACTGCTCGCCATCGTCAACGTCTTCCCATCCTCCCCCGCCGCCCCCACCGCCCGCCGCATCGTCGGCCAGATGAACCTCGATGAGATCCTGGCCAGCCATTTCACGGAGGGAAAAACCGAGTATGAGGTGAAGCGCGGCGACTCCTACTTCGCCATTGCAGGCCGCAGCGACACATCCCTCGACATGATCATGCACCTCAACGGCATGATGAGCCTCAAGGATCTCCAGCCCGGCGACGAATTCCAGCTCATGCCGCTCAATTTCCGCGTCCTCATCGAGCCGCAGAGAAAGGCCGTCTCCCTCTGGGACGGGGCGAAGTTTGTCTGCGAGTATCCCATACTGAAGCTCAACGGCTCCGCGCCCTCCGCCGGCAAAACCGTGATCGCATCGCGCAGGGCCACGCTCGACGGCAGGGCCGTCCCGCCCACCGAAAAGAACTACCGCGCCACCTCGAAATCGATCCAACTCAAGAGCCCTCCCCTCCAGATCTTTCCCTACGACGAATCCGACGAGAGCCCGCCACTTGGGATTTTCCTCGGCGAGGCGGACATCGAGGAGCTTTTCCTGCTCACCCGAACCGGCAACGAGGTGGAGATCCGCAACCCGAAAAAATGA
- a CDS encoding transposase, translated as MKKSKFTASQIVAILKEADAGMKVADVCRKHGICGME; from the coding sequence ATGAAGAAGAGCAAATTCACGGCGAGCCAGATCGTGGCGATCCTCAAGGAGGCCGATGCCGGGATGAAAGTCGCCGATGTCTGCCGCAAGCACGGCATTTGCGGGATGGAATGA
- the acpP gene encoding acyl carrier protein, protein MSDKSIEERVKDIIVDQLGVSADQVTPEAKFVEDLGADSLDTVELVMALEEEFDVEVPDDEAEKLQAVSDVVSFITSKKG, encoded by the coding sequence ATGTCAGACAAATCGATCGAAGAACGGGTAAAGGATATCATCGTGGACCAACTGGGCGTCAGCGCCGACCAGGTCACACCGGAAGCGAAATTCGTCGAGGATCTCGGCGCGGACTCCCTCGACACCGTCGAGCTTGTCATGGCACTAGAGGAGGAATTCGATGTCGAGGTGCCGGACGATGAGGCGGAGAAACTGCAGGCCGTCAGCGATGTGGTTTCTTTCATCACCAGCAAAAAAGGCTGA
- a CDS encoding ThuA domain-containing protein: protein MKQTFLALPAVVLLALPATAAEKLKALIVDGQNNHAVWPKATVMMKQYLADTGLFEVDVARTKFISNFKREEKWLPLAGAGESEGMEKPMPDPDFAPDFSGYDVVVSNFGFGAADWPEKTRLALEDYMKAGGGLVVVHAANNSWGNWVEFNRMIGLGGWGGRNEKSGPYVYYDADGKVVRDDGPGKCGTHGPQSEFLITMRDKEHPITRGVPDFWMHAKDECYSMLRGPAENMTILATAADTPALKEAGRNEPMLMVIDYGKGRVFHTTLGHDTEALESVGFIVTLQRGSEWAATGKVTQEVPKDFPGAEASSSRAFELKK, encoded by the coding sequence ATGAAACAGACTTTCCTTGCGCTGCCCGCCGTCGTCCTCCTAGCGCTCCCAGCGACCGCTGCGGAGAAACTCAAGGCGCTGATCGTCGATGGGCAAAACAACCACGCGGTCTGGCCGAAGGCGACGGTGATGATGAAGCAATATCTGGCGGACACTGGCCTGTTCGAGGTGGATGTTGCGAGGACGAAGTTCATCTCGAATTTCAAGCGCGAGGAAAAATGGCTGCCGCTCGCGGGCGCCGGGGAATCGGAAGGGATGGAAAAGCCAATGCCCGATCCTGATTTCGCACCCGATTTCTCCGGATACGATGTCGTGGTGAGCAACTTCGGGTTCGGCGCGGCGGATTGGCCGGAGAAGACCAGGCTGGCACTGGAGGATTACATGAAGGCGGGCGGCGGCCTGGTGGTGGTGCATGCGGCGAACAACAGCTGGGGGAACTGGGTGGAGTTCAACAGGATGATCGGCCTGGGCGGGTGGGGCGGGCGCAACGAGAAGTCCGGCCCGTATGTGTATTACGATGCGGATGGCAAGGTTGTCCGCGACGATGGGCCGGGCAAATGCGGCACGCACGGCCCGCAAAGCGAATTTCTCATCACGATGCGGGACAAGGAGCACCCGATCACGAGGGGTGTCCCGGATTTCTGGATGCATGCGAAGGACGAATGCTATTCCATGCTGCGCGGCCCGGCGGAAAACATGACCATCCTTGCGACCGCAGCCGACACCCCGGCGCTGAAGGAAGCCGGTCGCAACGAGCCGATGCTGATGGTGATCGATTACGGGAAAGGCCGGGTTTTCCACACCACGCTGGGACATGACACGGAGGCGCTTGAGAGCGTCGGATTCATCGTCACGCTCCAGCGCGGCAGCGAATGGGCGGCGACCGGCAAGGTCACGCAGGAAGTCCCTAAGGATTTCCCCGGAGCGGAGGCCTCGTCATCCCGCGCCTTCGAACTGAAAAAGTGA
- a CDS encoding pantoate--beta-alanine ligase, producing MRTAANTSELRNLLPHCGSPIILVPTMGALHPGHSSLISLAREKAGQTGTVIVSIFVNPIQFDRIGDLESYPRALAADLVICERQGADIVFAPKASGMYAPDRSVTVIESSLSKHLCGATRPGHFDGVCTVVLKLFNLTRCDAAVFGEKDFQQLAIIRRMIRDLDLGVEIIPHPTVRDDDGLAKSSRNARLTPEHRADAPRIRKALSKASEKTSPHDMLATARASIEASPHARIDYLSLVDAETLLPVETLTSRSVLACAVFYGDVRLIDHIVIPPR from the coding sequence ATGAGGACCGCCGCCAACACATCCGAACTCCGCAACCTGCTCCCTCATTGCGGAAGCCCCATCATCCTCGTCCCAACCATGGGCGCCCTCCACCCGGGACACTCCTCCCTCATCAGCCTCGCACGGGAAAAGGCGGGGCAAACCGGCACCGTCATCGTCTCCATCTTCGTCAACCCCATCCAGTTCGACCGCATCGGCGACCTCGAAAGCTATCCCCGCGCCCTCGCCGCAGATCTGGTCATCTGCGAGCGCCAGGGAGCGGACATAGTGTTCGCACCGAAAGCCTCCGGAATGTATGCGCCCGATCGCTCGGTCACCGTCATAGAGTCATCCCTATCCAAGCACCTCTGCGGAGCTACACGGCCCGGGCACTTCGATGGGGTCTGCACCGTTGTCCTGAAACTTTTCAACCTCACCCGCTGCGATGCCGCTGTCTTTGGCGAAAAGGATTTCCAACAGCTCGCCATCATCCGCCGCATGATCCGAGACCTCGACCTCGGTGTGGAAATCATCCCCCACCCCACCGTCCGCGACGACGACGGCCTAGCGAAGTCATCACGCAACGCAAGGCTCACCCCCGAACACCGCGCCGATGCACCCCGCATCCGCAAGGCGCTCAGCAAGGCGTCCGAAAAAACATCTCCCCATGACATGCTCGCAACAGCAAGGGCCTCCATCGAGGCCTCGCCCCACGCCCGCATCGACTATCTCTCGCTCGTCGATGCGGAAACCCTTCTTCCCGTAGAAACCCTAACCAGCCGCTCCGTCCTCGCCTGCGCCGTTTTCTACGGCGATGTCCGCCTCATCGACCACATCGTCATCCCGCCGAGATGA
- a CDS encoding IS3 family transposase gives MSRACRAMKLGRARFYRPQRDGAAHDAPVISRLNEIVAKHGRWGFWKCFHWMRLKGETCIHKRVWRVCKSMKLNLPRRAKRRLPARVREPLSAPPQADLQWSMDFMHDTLYHGKRFRTINVLDEGIREVLAIDIVIFHRNIPIVIFQEN, from the coding sequence GTGTCACGCGCCTGCCGTGCCATGAAGCTCGGGCGTGCGCGGTTCTACCGTCCGCAGCGCGACGGTGCCGCGCACGACGCACCCGTCATCTCCCGGCTCAACGAGATTGTCGCGAAACACGGGCGCTGGGGCTTCTGGAAATGCTTCCACTGGATGCGCCTCAAGGGCGAGACCTGCATCCACAAGCGCGTTTGGAGGGTTTGCAAATCCATGAAGCTCAACCTTCCCAGGCGAGCCAAGAGGAGGCTGCCGGCTCGCGTCAGGGAACCGCTCAGCGCTCCGCCGCAGGCGGATCTCCAGTGGTCGATGGACTTCATGCACGACACTCTTTATCACGGCAAACGCTTCCGGACGATCAACGTCCTCGACGAGGGCATCCGCGAAGTCCTCGCCATCGACATCGTAATATTCCATCGTAATATTCCCATCGTAATATTCCAGGAAAACTGA